A stretch of Elgaria multicarinata webbii isolate HBS135686 ecotype San Diego chromosome 5, rElgMul1.1.pri, whole genome shotgun sequence DNA encodes these proteins:
- the LOC134399681 gene encoding uncharacterized protein LOC134399681, which translates to MALQNQAGAALPATQSHRAPGLLHSLTLTHLSPRTWCQAGPRSLQKTSVSPVVAAKSWGNGGRQAATSVPLWKMEPGPADHKSLVLVLSQAQDRLRALQKCQWDGLADARRTLEDALAAVLQREEQLWAQARERRAQLQQQLAAVQGANEEAWQAGVARIQALQQQLSSFHTGLLACPGAGLPAERAQEAADLLSRSTGLALKLSWAHFMPHRGAPALGELHLEEQTLSWPASQSPARARGGCSDSVRPQETGVGARPDPDPELCRLSEPLQAGGTPPLEAGRMGRREKGGKGKAAPPPAEGRALGTGEAETGANSTPGSRLDSGEPTTNAGACEKLAERRLLVAEAAETATAAESILGRAPGSLPLEPGTLFHARAVWVQEDASDSSSAEMGGSGHFRDVAVLGSRVPSAKEPFPRWASADSLGGSCVELAERAFSPGLDPGVSLGGTWQGEPPPAAPPSQKQNAALPWATPGPSKGLAVQHAQALLPRSLRAPPPPPDKLVGHWGHWGRKPGQLCLPHGLSAGRSGSLYVVDCGNRRLQELGGARLVLPLRAKAYFDVAQGRAGCLALTNATWRCVELYSARGVLLHAMSEGFRRPRGVAASVHGEFLVADTHLGSLHVLVASGGQLWRRATVPGFHKPYLVATNTLGEVAVSERGLDGGCCVKVLGPTWQLLRVLGGASRPPLLTNPWGVSLDEAGRVLVADWGRHSHAVLCYPRRGLGWAVVTQGLSSPRGVTLLGERHLVVADSMHHCLKTFRYC; encoded by the exons ATGGCCTTGCAGAACCAGGCTGGCGCTGCCCTTCCTGCCACCCAGAGCCATCGGGCCCCTGGACTTCTGCACTCGCTCACTCTGACCCACCTCAGCCCAAGAAC CTGGTGCCAGGCAGGGCCCAGATCCCTCCAGAAGACCAGCGTGTCCCCTGTGGTGGCTGCCAAGAGCTGGGGGAACGGAGGCAGGCAG GCTGCGACTTCTGTGCCACTCTGGAAGATGGAGCCAGGCCCAGCGGACCACAAGTCTCTGGTGCTGGTGCTGAGCCAGGCCCAGGATCGGCTGCGGGCCCTGCAGAAGTGCCAGTGGGATGGCCTGGCCGATGCCAGACGCACCCTGGAAGATGCCCTGGCCGCGGTGCTGCAGCGGGAGGAGCAGCTGTGGGCCCAGGCCCGGGAGAGGCGGGCACAGCTGCAGCAGCAACTGGCAGCCGTCCAAGGTGCCAATGAGGAGGCGTGGCAGGCGGGTGTGGCCAGGATCCAGGCCTTGCAGCAACAGCTGAGCAGCTTCCACACTGGCCTCCTGGCGTGCCCGGGGGCCGGGCTGCCTGCAGAGAGGGCCCAGGAGGCAGCCGACCTGCTCAGCCGCTCCACCGGCCTCGCCCTCAAGCTGAGCTGGGCCCACTTTATGCCCCACAGGGGGGCTCCGGCCCTGGGAGAACTCCACCTGGAGGAGCAGACCCTCAGCTGGCCTGCAAGCCAGAGCCCCGCCAGGGCCAGGGGAGGGTGCAGCGACTCTGTCCGGCCCCAGGAGACCGGCGTGGGAGCACGGCCCGACCCTGACCCTGAGCTCTGCCGCCTCTCTGAGCCCCTGCAGGCTGGGGGAACCCCCCCTCTTGAGGCTGGAAGGATGGGCAGAAGGGAGAAGGGGGGCAAGGGCAAGGCAGCCCCCCCACCCGCCGAGGGGAGGGCCCTGGGCACAGGGGAGGCTGAGACGGGTGCAAACAGCACCCCTGGGTCACGGCTCGACTCAGGGGAGCCCACGACCAATGCCGGTGCCTGCGAGAAGCTGGCGGAGAGGAGGCTTCTGGTGGCTGAGGCGGCTGAGACGGCCACGGCAGCAGAATCCAtcctgggcagggctcctggctccctccctctggaGCCTGGCACCCTCTTCCACGCCAGGGCAGTATGGGTGCAGGAAGACGCTTCagacagcagcagtgcagagatgggGGGATCCGGGCACTTTCGGGACGTGGCGGTTCTGGGCAGCCGGGTGCCCTCGGCCAAGGAACCCTTCCCCCGCTGGGCATCCGCTGACTCC CTGGGGGGCAGCTGTGTGGAGCTggcggagagggccttctcgccAGGCCTGGATCCTGGCGTTTCCCTCGGAGGGACGTGGCAGGGGGAGCCACCCCCGGCTGCCCCCCCCAGCCAGAAGCAGAACGCAGCACTTCCCTGGGCGACACCAGGCCCCTCAAAGGGGCTGGCTGTACAGCATGCCCAGGCCCTGCTGCCCCGGAGCCTGCGtgccccacctccacctcctgaCAAGCTGGTGGGGCACTGGGGGCACTGGGGCAGGAAGCCCGGGCAGCTGTGCCTCCCCCACGGGCTCTCCGCTGGCCGGAGCGGGTCTCTCTACGTGGTCGACTGTGGGAACCGGCGGCTGCAAGAGCTGGGAGGGGCGAGGCTGGTGCTCCCGCTGAGGGCCAAGGCCTACTTTGACGTTGCCCAGGGCCGGGCCGGCTGCCTGGCCCTGACCAATGCCACCTGGCGCTGCGTGGAGCTGTACAGTGCCCGGGGGGTCCTCCTGCACGCCATGAGCGAGGGCTTCCGACGCCCACGGGGTGTTGCCGCCAGCGTCCACGGAGAATTCCTTGTGGCCGATACTCACCTGGGCAGCCTCCACGTCTTGGTGGCCAGCGGGGGGCAGCTGTGGCGGCGGGCCACTGTGCCGGGCTTCCACAAGCCCTACCTTGTGGCCACCAACACCCTCGGAGAGGTGGCCGTGTCCGAGCGCGGGCTGGATGGGGGCTGCTGCGTGAAGGTGCTCGGCCCCACCTGGCAGCTCCTGCGGGTGCTGGGGGGCGCAAGCAGACCCCCGCTGCTCACCAACCCCTGGGGCGTCTCGCTGGACGAGGCCGGCAGAGTCTTGGTGGCTGACTGGGGCCGCCATTCCCACGCGGTGCTCTGCTACCCACGccgggggctgggctgggccgtgGTGACCCAGGGATTGAGCAGCCCCCGAGGGGTCACCCTGCTTGGCGAGCGCCACCTTGTGGTGGCAGACAGCATGCACCACTGCCTGAAGACCTTCCGGTACTGTTGA
- the LOC134399322 gene encoding ankyrin repeat domain-containing protein 50-like, with amino-acid sequence MEVAGSLLQGKAFYCREWALGRLALSLEGGGGVLVTGGPGSGKTALCTEALWPTSAAGRRVGLGESALAWHFCQPHDATTCSPCGFLLRLVRQIERCPLLPGYRQRLSQADARHALETAECKKDPDEAFRRAVLLPLLDLAPPSKPLLMVVDALDAGGSDREEDRGPPPGPSRTLAQLLGSHLQLLPPWLLLVCTARSHSKGLLRLFPGFQRLCLDDLRREPVVCDVQQYILARLDGEEALRRHLTRDTAEALSQLHIKSNGCLLYLERVLDGVAGELVTLREVRHIPGTLYGLYLWLCQRLFPGRAFASVRPLLEALLAAPRPLRPAELYAAVWTRHPLPWEEFEGRLAALGALLQGGPGGTCILFHASFADWLCDVKHCTQKYLCRPARGHALLAMSASCRAPALGPEQVHQLAHHLSHAELAMEPWQLALWLVWCGAPVERCLEVEETLLLPLEPAVLELLVLAGARLGDRGPGPALQHALEREDSVRLLLENGARVNQRDANGRTLLASAAHSGNHEVAGLLLARGAQAEGPDRHGQTPMTLAARQGHTRVLLCLLAHGANVDRPDREGWTALRAAAWGGHSEAVGVLLRAGANVDCTDVEGRTALRAAAWGGHEDIVATLLENGADINRADTEGRTALIAAAYMGHREIVALLLAHGARVDHADVDGRTALSVAALCVPASRGYAKVVELLLDYGASPGHADRDGMTPLLVAAYEGHVDVVELLLEAGADVDKADTTGCTPLLAAASMGHRAVVDSLLLWGAAIDVLDSEGRTALGVAAGQGSDAVVRALLERGLDENHRDALGWTPLHLAAWQSHARTCAALLEAGARVGESNRDGRVPLMLAAQEGHTALVQLLLERGSPIDHQGYDGLSALPLAMLGGHGATAELLLRKGADVNLSDAEGRPMLYLLVLEARMEMAELLLENGASLEGRDGQGRTALHVACWQGQEEAARLLLSYGADVDALDRERRSALHLAAWQGHAHVARLLLESGAQPNHACHQGATALGIAAQEGQPEVVGVLLEHGASPHVLDRAGRTPMRMAAKQGHQAVLRLLESHGAASPVPTSPQPGSSASSASSPVPLGQPGSSPSASLGSAGDRCKSQVSCCSSGVSSATFHSLATAHTVPIDSLSFAQQIQQHSLPRRRQAVLPPLHFTAPADKHGGDSGSPLISMDTLDPHLHLKAAVKLQFEGPTCGYEYKQETPL; translated from the exons ATGGAGGTGGCTGGCAGCCTTCTGCAGGGCAAGGCCTTCTACTGCCGGGAATGGGCCCTGGGCCGGCTGGCGCTCAGCCTGGAGGGCGGCGGGGGCGTTCTGGTGACAGGGGGGCCGGGCAGCGGCAAGACCGCCTTGTGCACCGAAGCACTGTGGCCCACATCCGCGGCCGGGCGCCGGGTGGGGCTGGGCGAGAGTGCCCTGGCCTGGCACTTCTGCCAGCCCCACGACGCCACCACGTGCTCCCCGTGCGGCTTCTTGCTCAGGCTGGTGCGGCAAATCGAGCGCTGCCCTCTGCTCCCCGGGTACCGCCAGCGTCTGAGCCAAGCGGACGCCCGTCATGCCCTGGAGACGGCCGAGTGCAAGAAGGACCCGGACGAGGCCTTCCGCAG agcTGTGCTGCTGCCCTTGCTGGATTTGGCGCCCCCCTCGAAGCCCCTGCTGATGGTCGTGGATGCGCTGGATGCCGGCGGGAGCGACCGTGAGGAGGACCGGGGGCCCCCGCCAGGCCCCAGCCGGACCCTGGCCCAGCTGCTGGGGAGCCACCTGCAGCTGCTGCCCCCCTGGCTGCTCCTGGTGTGCACGGCCCGCTCCCACAGCAAGGGGCTGCTGCGCCTCTTTCCGG GGTTCCAGCGGCTGTGCCTGGACGACCTGCGGCGAGAGCCGGTGGTCTGCGATGTGCAGCAGTACATCCTGGCCCGCCTGGATGGGGAGGAGGCCCTCCGGCGGCACCTGACCCGGGACACGGCCGAGGCCCTGAGCCAGCTGCACATCAAGAGCAACGGCTGCCTGCTGTACCTGGAGCGAGTGCTGGACGGCGTGGCCGGGGAGCTGGTCACCCTGCGCGAGGTGCGCCACATCCCGGGCACCCTCTACGGCCTCTACCTCTGGCTCTGCCAACGCCTCTTCCCTGGCCGCGCCTTTGCCAGCGTCCGCCCCCTGCTGGAGGCCCTGCTGGCCGCCCCACGCCCTCTGCGCCCGGCAGAGCTGTACGCGGCCGTCTGGACCCGCCACCCGCTGCCCTGGGAGGAGTTTGAGGGCCGGCTGGCGGCCCTGGGGGCACTTCTGCAGGGGGGCCCGGGCGGCACCTGCATCCTCTTCCACGCCAGCTTTGCCGACTGGCTGTGCGACGTCAAGCACTGCACCCAGAAGTACCTGTGCCGCCCGGCCCGTGGGCACGCCCTGCTGGCCATGAGCGCGTCCTGCCGGGCGCCGGCCTTGGGCCCTGAGCAGGTGCACCAGCTGGCCCACCACTTGAGCCACGCGGAGCTCGCCATGGAGCCGTGGCAGCTGGCCCTGTGGCTGGTGTGGTGCGGAGCACCGGTGGAGCGCTGCCTGGAGGTGGAGGAAACGCTGCTGCTGCCCTTGGAGCCGGCGGTGCTGGAGCTCCTGGTGCTGGCCGGGGCCCGTCTGGGGGACCGGGGCCCGGGGCCCGCCCTGCAGCACGCCTTGGAGCGCGAGGACTCGGTCCGGCTCTTGCTGGAGAACGGCGCCAGGGTCAACCAGCGGGACGCGAACGGGCGGACGCTGCTGGCCAGCGCAGCCCACAGCGGCAACCACGAGGTGGCAGGGCTGCTTCTCGCTCGTGGGGCGCAGGCGGAGGGCCCGGATCGGCACGGACAGACGCCCATGACCCTCGCGGCGCGCCAAGGGCACACGCGGGTCCTGCTCTGCTTGCTGGCCCACGGCGCGAACGTCGACCGCCCGGACCGCGAAGGCTGGACTGCGCTGCGGGCCGCTGCCTGGGGAGGGCACAGTGAGGCCGTGGGGGTTTTGCTGCGAGCGGGTGCCAACGTGGACTGCACCGACGTGGAGGGGAGAACGGCTCTGAGAGCAGCCGCCTGGGGCGGCCACGAGGACATTGTGGCCACGCTCTTAGAGAACGGGGCGGACATCAACCGTGCCGACACAGAGGGGCGCACTGCGCTCATTGCTGCTGCCTACATGGGGCATCGTGAGATTGTGGCACTGCTCCTCGCGCATGGTGCGCGGGTGGACCATGCGGATGTGGACGGACGCACAGCCCTTTCGGTGGCAGCTCTGTGTGTCCCAGCCAGCCGTGGCTATGCGAAGGTGGTCGAACTCCTCTTGGATTATGGGGCCTCTCCAGGACACGCAGACCGGGACGGCATGACCCCGTTGCTGGTGGCTGCCTACGAAGGCCACGTGGACGTGGTGGAATTGCTGCTGGAAGCCGGGGCTGACGTGGATAAGGCGGATACCACAGGCTGCACCCCGCTCCTGGCTGCTGCCTCCATGGGCCACAGGGCGGTGGTGGACAGCTTGCTGCTTTGGGGCGCAGCCATTGACGTGCTGGACAGCGAGGGCCGGACAGCCCTGGGCGTGGCTGCCGGGCAAGGCAGCGACGCTGTGGTCAGAGCTCTGCTGGAGCGGGGCCTGGACGAGAACCACCGGGACGCGCTGGGCTGGACCCCGCTGCATTTGGCTGCTTGGCAGAGCCACGCAAGGACCTGCGCTGCCCTGCTGGAGGCCGGGGCCCGGGTGGGCGAGTCAAACCGCGACGGCCGGGTCCCACTGATGCTGGCCGCCCAGGAAGGCCACACGGCCCTGGTCCAGCTCCTACTGGAGCGCGGCTCCCCCATCGACCACCAGGGCTACGACGGGCTCTCTGCCCTCcccctggccatgctgggtgggcaCGGTGCCACCGCCGAGCTCCTCCTGCGCAAAGGGGCGGACGTGAACCTGTCTGACGCGGAAGGCCGCCCCATGCTTTACCTGCTGGTGCTGGAGGCGCGCATGGAAATGGCGGAGCTGCTGCTGGAGAACGGGGCCAGCCTGGAGGGGCGGGACGGCCAGGGCCGCACGGCGCTCCACGTGGCGTGTTGGCAGGGCCAGGAGGAAGCGGCACGGCTGCTGCTGAGCTACGGGGCTGACGTGGATGCCCTGGACAGGGAGCGCCGGTCCGCCTTGCACTTGGCAGCCTGGCAGGGCCACGCCCACGTCGCGCGCCTCCTACTGGAGAGCGGGGCGCAGCCCAACCACGCTTGCCACCAGGGGGCGACGGCCCTGGGCATCGCTGCCCAGGAAGGGCAGCCGGAGGTGGTGGGGGTGCTGCTGGAGCATGGCGCCAGCCCCCACGTGCTGGACCGGGCCGGGCGCACCCCCATGCGCATGGCGGCCAAGCAGGGCCACCAGGCCGTGCTGAGGCTGCTGGAGTCCCACGGGGCCGCCTCGCCTGTGCCCACCTCCCCCCAGCCGGGCTCCTCGGCCAGCTCCGCCAGCAGCCCCGTCCCCCTGGGCCAGCCGGGCAGCTCTCCCTCCGCCTCCCTGGGCTCGGCCGGCGATCGCTGCAAGTCCCAGGTGTCCTGCTGCTCCTCGGGGGTCTCCTCTGCCACCTTCCACTCCCTCGCCACGGCCCACACCGTCCCAATCGACAGCCTCAGCTTTGCCCAGCAGATCCAGCAGCACTCGCTGCCCCGCCGGCGCCAGGCCGTCCTGCCGCCCCTTCACTTCACGGCCCCCGCGGACAAGCACGGCGGGGACTCCGGCAGCCCCCTGATCTCCATGGACACCCTGGACCCCCACCTGCACCTGAAGGCGGCCGTCAAGCTGCAGTTCGAGGGCCCCACCTGCGGCTACGAGTACAAGCAGGAAACGCCCCTCTGA